The genomic segment TGATCTGCACCGCGTGGCTCAGGAGCGCGATCGCCACCGCGCGCGTCTCGGTCGTGTGGAGGATCTCGGCCGACATCTGGAAGCCGAGCTCGCTCGCCCCGAGCTGCCCCGGGATCATGACCGCGACCGCCGCCACGACGAGGTAGACGCCGTGCACGGCGAGCGCGCCCGCGACGCTCGGGGTGATGCCGACCGCGGCGGCCACGACGCCGAAGTGGCCCGCCTGGAAGACGCGGCCGAGGATCATCGCGCCGACGGGCTTGACCGGGTAGAGGGGCGTCTCGCGCGAGGCGCTGTGGAAGGCCGCGGCGTGCCGACCGAGGCGGGGAAAGCGGTGCCCGAGCCACGCGCCGAGGCGCTCGTACCGAGCGGCGGCGCGCAGCGCGAGGCCGAAGACGTTCATCGACGCGAAGTGCGCGAGCAGCACCCAGGTCAGGATGGACCAGCCGGTCACCACGTAGGCCGCCCACGCGCTGAGCAGGGTGAACGTGCCCGACGAAAGCAAGACGTTCGCCTGGTTCGCGGTCCCCATCGCGGCCGCGGTCGCGCCGCCCGTCCAGCGCGACAGCAGGCTCGCCTTGACGGCCTCGGCCGTCGCGCGCCCGGCCGGGGCGACCGCCATCACGGAGTACGCGACGAGGTGAGACGCGAGGAGCGGCAGCCACGGCACGACCTTGCCGCGCGTACCGAGGGTCTGCCGCGTCGACACGCCGTCCATGCCGATGCGCAGGACCTCGAGCGCGGTCGCGAGCGGCAGCCACGGCAGCGCAGGCACGAGCACCTCGGTCAGCTGCTCGACGCCCACCTCGAGCACGATGGCCACCACGGCGGCGAGCCCGAGCAGGGCGAGCAGCACGCGGGCGGCGATCCAGAAGCGGGCGCGGTTCTCGGGGCTCACGGCGGTCGGCGAAGCATGAGGGATCGCAGAGATTTCGCTCTCCTTTTTCATCAGGAGTCGCGAGCCGTCGCGCGCGGCTCACGCCGCATCTCCACGCAACGGCTGCGCCTCCAGCCGGGCTCGCGGCCCACGCGTCGCAGTCCCTGCGCGCTCGCCGCGCGCCGTGCGCGGCGCAGGATTTTCGAGCCCGCCGCGGAGGACGAGCAGACGCGGCGCGGCCCTGCCCCGGGGGTACGTGCGCCTCGAGAAGGAAGAGGAGAAGACCCATGATGCGCCAACACCCGATGACCTGGTTCGTCGCCGTGGCCGTCATCGCGCTCGGATGCGCCAGCGATCGAGGGGACGCCGCGGGGAGCGTCGCCGCCATCGACTCGCTCGACCCCATCGGCCCGGGCGCCCCCGTGCCGCTCTTCATGATCGACGCCGGTCGCAACGGGATCCCTTCGCAGACCCCGGAGCAGAACGAGCCGGTCACGGAGGAGGGCGAGGCGCCCGAGGAGTGCGCCGCAACCGAGTGCGGCGAAGGCCACTCGTGCTGCTGGGCCGACGGCCAGTGCTACCCCGACTCGTGTCTCGATTGCTGCCCCTCCGAGGACGACCGCGCCCTCCCGCGCTTCGTGCGCATGGACACCGGCTCGATCCCGCGCGACGACCTCGCGGGCCCGCGCCCCCCGCCCGACTTCACGCCCGCTGGCCCACGACCGCCCGGCCCCGGCTCCCCGGATCCCGGCCCCATGCCCGCGACGCCCTGAGGCGCGAGCGTGGCGGTGTCGGGAGGCGGAGGTGGTCCACCTGTCGGCGGCGTGGCCCTCGCGGGCGACGTAGCCTTCGTCGCGAGTGACGCACCCCAGGATCACGAACGTCGCGCTGCTCCTCGCGGCCCTGAGCGCCGCGGGTTGCAACGTCGTGCGCTGGCAGCAGGCCGCGCTCGTCGGCGACCTGCGCGCGCGGGGGCTGCGCGCCGCGGACGCCGACGTGGGGGGCGCGACCGTCCATCACTGGCATCGCGGTGGCGAAGGCACTCCCGTTCTCTTGCTGCACGGCTTCGGCACGCCCGCCCTGTGGCAATGGAGCCGCCAGCTGGAGGCGCTCGAGGGGCGGCCACTCGTCTTGCCCGACCTGCTCTACTTCGGTGGCTCTACCGGGACGGGAGATTTCTCTCTCGACGCGCAGGTCACGGCGGTGAGCGGTCTGATCGACCAGCTGGGCTACGGGCGGGTAGACGTCGTGGGGATCTCCTACGGAGGACTCGTCGCGTACGAGCTCGCCGCCGCGCGACCGGACCGCGTCCGTCGGCTGGTGATGATCGACAGCCCGGGGCGCGCCTACACACGTGCAGATCTGAGACGTCTTCGTGCCCGGTGGGGCGTACGGCACGTGGAGGATCTCTTCGTGCCCCGGACCGACGCCGCGACGCGGCGCCTCGTGGCCCTGGCGTACGCCGACCCGCCATGGATGCCAGACTTTCTGCTGTCGCAGATTCGCGACGTGTTCTACCGAGACCCCGAGGCGCTCCGAGCGGTGCTGCGGGCGCTCGTCTCAGACCTGGAGCGGCTGCGGCAGCGCCCGGACCCCGTGGCGCCGACGCTGATCGTCTGGGGGCGAGAGGACGCGGTGTTCCCTCTGCCGATCGGCCGGCGTCTGGGGGCCCGGCTCGGCCCGCGCGCGCGATTGCTGGTGATCGACGACGCGGCCCACGCGCCGAACGTGGAGCATCCGGAGGAGGTCAACGCGGCGCTTCGGCGGTTCTTGCGTTGAGGCGCTCGCGGAGCTGCTCGGCCGCGTCGAGCATGCCGACGCCGGGGTCGTCGAGGAGGTCTCCGTCGAGCTCGATCACGGCGCCGTCGCAGGCGCGGAGGCGGGAGAGCAGGGGGTGGTCGCAGAGCGTCGCGCGCATGCCTTCGCGGGTGACGATGAGGTCGGGGTCGAGCGTGAGGAGCTGCTCGGCGTCGTACTGCGGCCAGCCGTCGAGGTGGGCGGCGAGGTCGCGCAGCCCCGCCGCGACGATCACGTCGTGGTAGCTGGTGCCGCGCGCGCCGCCGTAGAGGCGGTCGGCGTAGACGCTCACGTAGAGGGCGCTCTCCGACGGGGCGCCGGGCGCGAGCCGATCGAGGCGCCGATCGAAGCGCTCGGCGTAGCGCGCCCCGCGCTCGGGCGCGCCGCAGAGCGCGGCGATCTGACGGATGTCCTCGGTGAGGGTGCGGCGGCCCTCGAGCGCGCCGAGGTCGAACACCGTGAGGCCCGCCTCGCGCAAGCGCTCGACGCGGCGGCGCGCGGCGACGTTGTGGGTGAGCACGAGGTCGGGGCGCAGGGCCAGGATGGCCTCGGTGTCGTCGAGCGAGCCGATCGTCGTCGCGCCCGCGAAGCGATGTCCGTCCGGTCCCTCGGCGCTGCGCGCGGTGAACGCCACTACGCGATCGCGCGGGCAGAGCTCGAGCAGCAGCCGGTCCGCGACGGTGCTCGCGGACACGATCCGCCGGAAGTCACGGAGCTGCACCGTCACGCCGGTCGCGTCGGTCAGGTCCGTGACCCGCT from the Sandaracinaceae bacterium genome contains:
- a CDS encoding lysylphosphatidylglycerol synthase domain-containing protein, whose product is MSPENRARFWIAARVLLALLGLAAVVAIVLEVGVEQLTEVLVPALPWLPLATALEVLRIGMDGVSTRQTLGTRGKVVPWLPLLASHLVAYSVMAVAPAGRATAEAVKASLLSRWTGGATAAAMGTANQANVLLSSGTFTLLSAWAAYVVTGWSILTWVLLAHFASMNVFGLALRAAARYERLGAWLGHRFPRLGRHAAAFHSASRETPLYPVKPVGAMILGRVFQAGHFGVVAAAVGITPSVAGALAVHGVYLVVAAVAVMIPGQLGASELGFQMSAEILHTTETRAVAIALLSHAVQITLTVAGFVVLLFWRGPGAAREALDPSQIDERASRPPSLD
- a CDS encoding alpha/beta hydrolase, yielding MTHPRITNVALLLAALSAAGCNVVRWQQAALVGDLRARGLRAADADVGGATVHHWHRGGEGTPVLLLHGFGTPALWQWSRQLEALEGRPLVLPDLLYFGGSTGTGDFSLDAQVTAVSGLIDQLGYGRVDVVGISYGGLVAYELAAARPDRVRRLVMIDSPGRAYTRADLRRLRARWGVRHVEDLFVPRTDAATRRLVALAYADPPWMPDFLLSQIRDVFYRDPEALRAVLRALVSDLERLRQRPDPVAPTLIVWGREDAVFPLPIGRRLGARLGPRARLLVIDDAAHAPNVEHPEEVNAALRRFLR
- a CDS encoding ABC transporter substrate-binding protein, whose amino-acid sequence is MSRTSLLNGAAVSLALVASVAMATRAPRSASTEPDAAQRVTDLTDATGVTVQLRDFRRIVSASTVADRLLLELCPRDRVVAFTARSAEGPDGHRFAGATTIGSLDDTEAILALRPDLVLTHNVAARRRVERLREAGLTVFDLGALEGRRTLTEDIRQIAALCGAPERGARYAERFDRRLDRLAPGAPSESALYVSVYADRLYGGARGTSYHDVIVAAGLRDLAAHLDGWPQYDAEQLLTLDPDLIVTREGMRATLCDHPLLSRLRACDGAVIELDGDLLDDPGVGMLDAAEQLRERLNARTAEAPR